A segment of the bacterium genome:
GCAGCCGCTCGCTCACCCGGGCGCTGATGCGGTCGGGGGTCACCGGCGTCGCCTACGAGACCATCCAGCTCGAGGACGGCTCGTTGCCGCTGCTGGCGCCGATGAGCGAGGTCGCCGGACGGCTGGCGGTGCAGGTCGGCGCCTGGTGTCTCGAGGCGCAGAACGGCGGCAGCGGCGTGTTGCTGAGCGGCGCCTCGGGCGTGCGCCCGGGCAAGGTCGTCGTGCTGGGCGGCGGCATCGCCGGCGGCAACGCCTGCCAGGTGGCGGTCGGCATGGGCGCCACGGTGAGCGTCATCGAGCGCAATCCCAACCGCCTGCGCTACCTGCACGACGTGCTCGGCGGCCACCTGACGACGCTGATGTCGAACCGCGCCAACATCGAAGCCGAGGTGCGCGAGGCCGACCTGGTGATCGGCACCGTGCTGATCGCCGGCGCCAAGGCGCCGCGCCTGGTGACGCGCCGCATGGTGCGCTCGATGCGGCCCGGCTCGGCGATCGTCGACGTCTCGATCGACCAGGGCGGCTGCGTCGAGACGGCGCGCCCGACCAGCCACCGCAAGCCGATCTACGTCGAGGAGAAGGTGGTGCACTACGCGGTCACCAACATGCCCGGCATCGTGCCCCACACCTCGACCTACGCGCTGACCAACGCGACGCTGCAGTACGCGCTGGCGCTCGCCAACGGCGGCCTGCGCCATGCCGTCGCCGACGACCCGGCGTTGCGGCGCGGCGTCAACGTCCGCCGCGGCCGGATCACCCACGAGGCGGTCGCGGACGCCTTCCGCCTGCCCCACGTCGCGGTCGAAGACGTCCTGTGAACCGGAGCCCGGCGCGATCGGCCGCCCTACGGCTTCCATCCCGCCGGCGGCGGGACGGCGGTGCCGCCGAGCTTCACCGGCGTGGCATCGACGCTGAACATCGCGCTCGTCGAGGCGTACACCGGGTTGTCGATCTCGAACACGACGGTCTCCACCTGCCCTGGCTCCAGCGTCGTCTCGGTCTC
Coding sequences within it:
- the ald gene encoding alanine dehydrogenase → MRIGVPKEIKAEEKRVAITPSGVAALAAQGHQVAIERGAGLGSGITDLEFRRAGARLATAREVWTRAEMVIKVKEPLPNEYRYLREDLILFTYLHLASSRSLTRALMRSGVTGVAYETIQLEDGSLPLLAPMSEVAGRLAVQVGAWCLEAQNGGSGVLLSGASGVRPGKVVVLGGGIAGGNACQVAVGMGATVSVIERNPNRLRYLHDVLGGHLTTLMSNRANIEAEVREADLVIGTVLIAGAKAPRLVTRRMVRSMRPGSAIVDVSIDQGGCVETARPTSHRKPIYVEEKVVHYAVTNMPGIVPHTSTYALTNATLQYALALANGGLRHAVADDPALRRGVNVRRGRITHEAVADAFRLPHVAVEDVL